A region from the Halomonas piscis genome encodes:
- the rsmH gene encoding 16S rRNA (cytosine(1402)-N(4))-methyltransferase RsmH, whose product MSLPDAAPAAEAFRHTSVLLDGAVETLMHKADGVYLDATFGRGGHSRAILQRLGPGGRLLAMDRDPQAIAAAEEISDARFHITRQAFAELAEFAREQGVYGRLSGVLLDIGVSSPQLDDPERGFSFMRDGPLDMRMDPGRGESAAAFLARAGEADIAHVFKAYGEERFAKRLARAVVTRRKEAPFTRTVDLAEVLKKAHPAWEKGRHPATKAFQGLRIYLNGELEQLDAALDAALEALAPGGHLVVISFHSLEDRRVKRFIRHHVRGDADVPRGMPLRDDQLNRRLESLGKARRAGADEVADNPRARSAVMRAARKRGA is encoded by the coding sequence ATGTCCTTACCCGATGCGGCCCCGGCAGCCGAGGCCTTCCGCCATACCAGCGTACTGCTGGACGGCGCCGTGGAGACGCTGATGCACAAGGCAGACGGCGTGTATCTGGACGCCACCTTCGGCCGCGGCGGACACTCCCGCGCCATTCTGCAGCGCCTCGGCCCGGGCGGACGCCTGCTGGCCATGGATCGCGACCCCCAGGCCATCGCGGCCGCCGAAGAGATCAGCGACGCGCGCTTTCATATTACCCGCCAGGCGTTTGCCGAACTCGCCGAATTTGCCAGGGAGCAGGGCGTTTACGGCAGGCTTTCCGGGGTGCTGCTGGACATCGGCGTGTCCTCACCCCAGCTTGACGATCCCGAGCGCGGCTTCAGCTTCATGCGCGACGGCCCGCTGGACATGCGCATGGATCCCGGCCGGGGCGAAAGCGCGGCGGCGTTCCTCGCCAGGGCAGGCGAAGCCGATATTGCCCATGTGTTCAAGGCCTACGGCGAAGAGCGCTTTGCCAAGCGCCTGGCGCGTGCGGTCGTGACTCGGCGCAAAGAGGCGCCGTTTACCCGCACGGTGGATCTGGCCGAGGTGCTGAAAAAAGCCCATCCGGCCTGGGAAAAGGGCCGGCATCCGGCCACGAAAGCTTTCCAGGGGCTGCGTATCTACCTCAACGGCGAGCTTGAACAGCTCGACGCCGCCCTGGACGCCGCGCTCGAGGCGCTGGCGCCGGGTGGCCACCTGGTGGTGATCAGCTTTCATTCGCTGGAGGATCGCCGGGTCAAGCGCTTTATCCGTCACCACGTGCGCGGCGACGCTGACGTACCCCGAGGCATGCCGCTACGCGACGACCAGCTCAACCGCCGTCTCGAGTCGCTGGGCAAGGCGCGTCGCGCCGGCGCCGACGAAGTGGCCGATAACCCGCGGGCGCGAAGCGCGGTGATGCGCGCCGCGCGCAAGCGGGGGGCATGA
- the ftsL gene encoding cell division protein FtsL has translation MGSRVTPRPPHARRRKGPSQWLKRPEGPFSLRACLSPGTLLVAGLMAACLFSGLSVVVITHETRAQYARLQTLEQEKNQLNTEWGRLLLEDGTWSTPARIEKIATERLDMRIPDVHDVEVIAP, from the coding sequence ATGGGCAGCCGGGTAACGCCGCGGCCGCCGCACGCACGGCGACGAAAGGGCCCGAGCCAGTGGCTGAAGCGCCCAGAGGGGCCGTTTTCGCTGCGCGCCTGCCTGAGTCCGGGGACGCTGCTGGTGGCCGGGCTCATGGCGGCGTGCCTGTTCAGCGGCCTGAGCGTTGTCGTCATTACCCATGAGACTCGCGCCCAGTACGCCAGGTTGCAGACGCTGGAGCAGGAAAAAAATCAGCTAAATACCGAATGGGGCCGGCTGCTGCTGGAGGACGGCACCTGGTCGACGCCGGCTCGGATCGAAAAAATTGCCACGGAGCGATTGGATATGCGCATCCCCGATGTCCACGATGTCGAGGTCATCGCCCCGTGA
- a CDS encoding peptidoglycan D,D-transpeptidase FtsI family protein: MSARHPRGRSAPPSVAPPLARWRFGLVLVGIVAAAAVLIGRITLLQVMDRPFLQSQGDARTLRHEAIPAHRGMITDRYGEPLAISTPVVTLWANPQKLPEDPVRRVVLAQALDMTLVDLDARIDRYSDHEFMYLRRQMTPRAAQEVLDLRVAGVYSQQEYKRYYPAGEVAAQLIGVTDVDDAGQEGLELAYQPYLSGRPGQRRIIQDRRGRLVRELGVVREAQPGGDLTLAIDQRLQYMAYRELRSAVEDNDADGGVLVMLDSRTGEVLAMVNLPSYNPNNRAGLDPGGLRNQALVDVFEPGSVVKPLAMSTVLEKPGYSPETVMDTAPGWMRIDGYTIRDFRNYGELSLTDVLVKSSNIGMSRLALELRDTAIWERYNQLGFSHSPGTGFPGEAGGNLPDTVNFSRSERASLAYGYGLSVSAVQLASACTAIANRGRRMPPSLLKLDEAPPGEPVIEPAVADELMGMLEAVVGPGTGGRRARIEGYRVAGKTGTVRKTGQSGYDEDAYRSVFVGIAPASKPRIVTAIMIDHPKAGEFYGGAVAAPVFSDVAGSALRLLGVPPDADESSP, from the coding sequence GTGAGCGCCAGGCATCCGCGCGGCCGATCCGCCCCGCCTTCGGTAGCGCCGCCGCTCGCCCGCTGGCGTTTTGGCCTGGTCCTGGTGGGGATCGTCGCGGCGGCGGCGGTGCTGATCGGGCGAATTACGCTGCTGCAGGTGATGGACCGGCCGTTTTTGCAAAGCCAGGGCGACGCCCGCACGCTGCGCCACGAGGCCATTCCGGCCCACCGCGGCATGATAACCGACCGCTACGGAGAGCCGCTGGCCATCTCCACGCCGGTGGTCACGCTCTGGGCCAATCCTCAAAAGCTGCCTGAAGATCCGGTCAGGCGCGTGGTGCTCGCCCAGGCGCTGGACATGACTCTGGTTGACCTCGACGCCCGGATTGACCGCTATAGCGACCACGAGTTCATGTACCTGCGCCGCCAGATGACCCCACGGGCAGCGCAGGAAGTCCTCGATCTGCGCGTGGCGGGGGTGTACTCCCAGCAGGAGTACAAGCGCTACTATCCCGCCGGCGAAGTCGCCGCTCAGCTGATCGGCGTAACCGACGTGGACGACGCTGGGCAGGAGGGCCTGGAGCTTGCCTACCAGCCTTACCTGTCGGGCCGGCCCGGGCAGCGTCGTATTATCCAGGACCGTCGCGGTCGTTTGGTGCGCGAGCTCGGCGTGGTGCGCGAGGCTCAGCCCGGCGGCGATTTGACGCTTGCCATTGACCAGCGCCTGCAGTACATGGCCTACCGCGAGCTGCGCTCCGCGGTGGAAGACAACGACGCCGATGGCGGCGTGCTGGTGATGCTCGATTCGCGCACCGGTGAGGTGCTGGCCATGGTCAACCTGCCGTCCTACAACCCCAATAATCGCGCCGGGCTCGATCCCGGCGGGCTGCGCAACCAGGCGCTGGTGGACGTGTTCGAGCCCGGCTCGGTGGTTAAGCCGCTGGCGATGTCGACGGTGCTCGAAAAGCCTGGCTACAGCCCCGAGACGGTGATGGATACCGCGCCCGGCTGGATGCGCATCGATGGCTATACCATCCGTGACTTTCGCAACTACGGCGAGCTTAGCCTGACCGACGTGCTGGTCAAGTCATCCAACATCGGCATGTCGCGTCTGGCGCTGGAGCTTCGCGATACCGCCATCTGGGAGCGCTATAACCAGCTGGGCTTTTCCCACAGCCCGGGTACCGGCTTTCCCGGCGAGGCCGGCGGCAACCTGCCCGATACGGTGAATTTTTCGCGCAGCGAGCGCGCTTCGCTGGCCTACGGCTACGGGCTTTCGGTCTCGGCGGTGCAGCTGGCGAGCGCCTGTACCGCCATCGCCAATCGCGGCCGGCGTATGCCGCCGTCGCTTTTGAAGCTCGACGAAGCGCCGCCCGGCGAACCGGTCATCGAGCCGGCGGTCGCGGATGAGCTGATGGGCATGCTGGAGGCGGTGGTCGGGCCGGGTACCGGCGGCCGCCGCGCCCGGATAGAAGGCTATCGGGTGGCGGGCAAGACCGGCACCGTGCGCAAGACCGGCCAGAGCGGTTACGACGAGGATGCCTATCGCAGCGTCTTTGTGGGCATTGCCCCGGCCTCCAAGCCGCGCATCGTCACCGCGATAATGATCGATCACCCCAAGGCCGGGGAGTTCTACGGCGGCGCCGTGGCCGCGCCGGTGTTTTCCGACGTGGCCGGCAGCGCGCTGCGGCTGCTGGGCGTGCCGCCCGATGCCGACGAGTCGTCGCCATGA
- a CDS encoding UDP-N-acetylmuramoyl-L-alanyl-D-glutamate--2,6-diaminopimelate ligase: protein MTLSASDLVRALEKIWPASDIPYAAQYLPETLGLRTDSRQVAAGEVFVAVPGSSADGRDFVDRALEAGAALVLSHADGGEATLEGRILTLPQLASRLGELGRALFAVPDALEVIAVTGTNGKSSVTHYVAALSETLGTPAGVVGTLGAGRLGALADTGLTTPGTLELQAALGRMARQGVRRVALEASSHALDQQRLDAVSIKAGVFTNLSRDHLDYHGSMAAYAATKAGLFRRGELALAVVNADDALARLMLAGCREGVRVLATGQDEAVTLRVLECSLHAAGLQAIIATPDEEKVLSLGLMGRFNLDNVLLAMAVLYGLGEPLDALIEAAARLQPVPGRMALYRIAGAPSVVVDYAHTPGALESALSALRAHLGSAGQLWCVFGCGGDRDRGKRAPMARAAEAGADRCVVTDDNPRSESPAAIREDIVAGFEDPSAVLDIGERRRAIAEVIARAEVDDVILVAGKGHEAYQEIDGVRHDYLDGDEVERALAARSES, encoded by the coding sequence ATGACGCTTAGCGCAAGCGATCTGGTCCGGGCGCTGGAAAAGATCTGGCCCGCCAGCGACATTCCCTATGCGGCGCAGTATCTGCCCGAGACGCTAGGACTGCGAACCGATTCGCGCCAGGTAGCGGCGGGTGAGGTGTTCGTTGCCGTGCCCGGAAGCTCGGCCGACGGCCGGGACTTTGTCGATCGGGCCCTTGAGGCCGGCGCGGCGCTGGTGCTCAGCCATGCCGACGGCGGTGAGGCGACGCTTGAGGGGCGCATATTGACGCTGCCGCAGCTGGCGTCGCGGCTGGGCGAGCTGGGGCGCGCGCTGTTTGCCGTGCCCGACGCGCTCGAGGTGATCGCCGTCACCGGCACCAACGGCAAGAGCTCGGTGACCCACTACGTGGCCGCGCTGAGCGAGACGCTGGGTACGCCGGCCGGGGTGGTCGGCACCCTGGGTGCCGGGCGTCTCGGCGCCCTTGCCGATACCGGCCTGACCACGCCGGGCACGCTCGAGCTACAGGCCGCGCTTGGCCGCATGGCTCGGCAAGGGGTCAGGCGCGTGGCGCTGGAGGCGTCGTCCCACGCGCTGGATCAGCAGCGGCTTGATGCGGTGAGCATCAAGGCCGGAGTGTTCACCAACCTGAGCCGGGATCATCTGGACTATCACGGCAGCATGGCCGCCTACGCCGCGACCAAGGCCGGGCTGTTTCGCCGCGGCGAGCTTGCGCTGGCGGTGGTCAACGCCGACGATGCCCTGGCGCGGCTGATGCTGGCCGGCTGCCGCGAGGGCGTGCGGGTGCTGGCCACCGGTCAGGACGAAGCGGTGACGCTGCGGGTGCTCGAATGCTCGCTCCACGCCGCCGGGCTGCAGGCCATTATCGCCACGCCCGACGAAGAAAAGGTGCTTTCGCTTGGCCTGATGGGGCGCTTCAACCTGGATAATGTTCTGCTGGCCATGGCCGTGCTTTACGGACTGGGCGAGCCGCTGGACGCGCTAATCGAAGCGGCCGCCCGTCTGCAGCCGGTGCCCGGGCGCATGGCGCTTTACCGCATCGCCGGGGCGCCCAGCGTGGTGGTCGACTATGCGCATACGCCGGGGGCGCTGGAAAGCGCGCTGTCAGCGCTGCGCGCCCATCTGGGAAGCGCCGGGCAGCTGTGGTGCGTGTTCGGCTGCGGCGGCGACCGCGACCGCGGCAAGCGCGCGCCCATGGCTCGGGCGGCCGAAGCGGGGGCCGACCGCTGCGTGGTAACCGACGACAACCCGCGCAGCGAGTCCCCGGCAGCTATCCGCGAAGACATCGTGGCCGGGTTCGAGGATCCGTCCGCGGTGCTGGATATCGGCGAGCGCCGCCGGGCCATTGCCGAGGTGATCGCCCGGGCCGAGGTCGATGACGTGATCCTGGTCGCCGGCAAGGGGCACGAGGCCTACCAGGAGATCGACGGCGTACGCCATGACTACCTGGACGGTGACGAAGTCGAGCGCGCGCTTGCCGCCCGGAGCGAGTCATGA
- a CDS encoding UDP-N-acetylmuramoyl-tripeptide--D-alanyl-D-alanine ligase gives MTPLDAGRVAGAVGGERLGAAADLPLGRVVTDTRSLAPGALFVALVGERFDGHDFVAEAREQGAAAALVEHPVDDALPQIVCADTRLALGLLAREWRLGFAHPLVGVTGNSGKTTVKELLAELLAPLGPVHATRGNLNNDIGAPLTLLGLAPEHRAAVVELGANHLGEIAWTSRLAMPGVAVVTNVTGAHVGEFGGMGQIAQAKSEILQGLPPDGVAVLNRDDPYHAFWACCAAPAAVSSFGLHPEADVQARALSCDARGRYAFTLVVGGRDVGEVRLRLCGQHNVSNALAAAAAALALGVSAPEAVAGLCRAEALAGRLSVLPGVRDTALLDDSYNANPGAVKAALDTLARFPGPRWCALGAMGELGEASEALHADIGTHAAALGVDALYTLGEAARPAGTAFADAASGGGRPLDSRHFDSRHFDNYAALEEHLRRTLPEGASLLVKGSRSAGMERLIAALRRNQL, from the coding sequence ATGACGCCGCTGGATGCAGGCCGCGTGGCCGGGGCCGTGGGCGGCGAGCGCCTCGGGGCGGCAGCGGACCTGCCTCTGGGCCGCGTGGTGACCGATACCCGTTCCCTGGCGCCGGGCGCCCTGTTCGTCGCGCTTGTCGGGGAGCGCTTCGACGGCCACGATTTTGTGGCCGAGGCGCGGGAGCAGGGCGCCGCCGCTGCCCTGGTCGAGCATCCCGTGGACGACGCGCTGCCCCAGATCGTCTGCGCCGATACCCGGCTGGCGCTGGGGCTGCTGGCCCGGGAGTGGCGGTTGGGTTTTGCCCACCCGCTGGTGGGGGTCACCGGCAACAGCGGTAAAACCACGGTCAAGGAGCTTCTGGCCGAGCTGCTGGCGCCGCTGGGGCCGGTGCATGCTACCCGGGGCAACCTGAATAACGACATCGGCGCGCCGCTGACGCTTTTGGGGCTGGCGCCCGAGCACCGCGCGGCGGTGGTGGAGCTTGGCGCCAATCACCTGGGCGAGATTGCCTGGACGTCCCGGCTGGCCATGCCCGGCGTTGCCGTGGTGACCAACGTCACCGGCGCCCACGTGGGCGAATTTGGCGGCATGGGGCAGATTGCCCAGGCCAAAAGCGAGATATTACAGGGCTTGCCGCCGGACGGCGTGGCGGTGCTCAATCGCGACGATCCCTACCATGCGTTCTGGGCGTGCTGTGCCGCGCCGGCGGCGGTGTCGAGCTTCGGTCTGCACCCCGAGGCCGATGTCCAGGCCCGGGCGCTTTCCTGCGATGCCCGGGGGCGTTATGCTTTCACGCTTGTCGTTGGCGGCAGGGACGTCGGTGAGGTTCGCCTCAGGCTTTGCGGGCAGCACAACGTCAGCAACGCCCTGGCAGCCGCCGCCGCTGCCCTGGCGTTGGGCGTCAGCGCGCCGGAGGCGGTCGCGGGGCTGTGCCGGGCAGAGGCGCTGGCCGGCCGGCTCAGCGTGCTGCCCGGCGTGCGCGATACCGCGCTGCTTGACGATTCCTACAATGCCAACCCCGGCGCGGTAAAGGCAGCGCTTGATACTCTGGCGCGCTTTCCCGGGCCGCGCTGGTGCGCGCTGGGCGCCATGGGCGAGCTGGGCGAGGCTTCCGAGGCGCTGCACGCCGACATCGGTACCCACGCCGCCGCGCTCGGCGTGGACGCCCTTTATACCCTGGGCGAGGCCGCAAGGCCTGCCGGTACGGCGTTTGCCGACGCCGCCAGTGGCGGGGGGCGGCCGCTTGATAGCCGTCACTTTGATAGCCGTCACTTTGATAACTACGCCGCGCTGGAGGAGCATCTCCGGCGCACGCTGCCCGAGGGGGCGAGCCTGCTGGTCAAGGGCTCTCGGAGCGCAGGCATGGAGCGGCTGATCGCCGCCCTGCGCAGGAACCAACTTTAA
- the mraY gene encoding phospho-N-acetylmuramoyl-pentapeptide-transferase, whose amino-acid sequence MLLHLANFLAQYQSAFQVINYLTLRVILGALTALLLCLWLGPWVIRRLVEGQIGQAVRDDGPQSHLSKAGTPTMGGVMMLMAIAASTLVWGDLTNHYVWVVLGVTLGFGTIGWIDDYRKVVEKNPRGLPARWKYFWQSAIGLGAACILYFTAASAVEISLLLPMVKGVMLPLGAFFIVLSYFVIVGSSNAVNLTDGLDGLAIMPTVLVAMGLAIFAYASGNAVFADYLHMPFIAGTGELAVFCATIAGAGLGFLWFNTYPAQVFMGDVGSLALGAALGAVAVVIRQEFVLFIMGGIFVVETLSVILQVGFYKLTGRRIFRMAPLHHHYELKGWPEPRVIVRFWIITVVLVLLGLATLKVR is encoded by the coding sequence ATGTTACTTCATCTGGCGAATTTTCTGGCGCAGTATCAAAGCGCCTTTCAGGTCATCAACTATCTGACGCTGCGCGTCATCCTGGGGGCGCTCACCGCCTTGCTGCTGTGCCTGTGGCTGGGCCCCTGGGTCATTCGTCGGCTGGTAGAGGGCCAGATCGGCCAGGCCGTGCGCGACGACGGCCCGCAGTCGCATCTGTCCAAGGCGGGTACGCCGACCATGGGCGGGGTGATGATGCTGATGGCGATTGCCGCAAGCACCCTGGTCTGGGGGGATCTGACCAACCACTACGTGTGGGTGGTGCTGGGCGTTACCCTGGGCTTTGGCACCATCGGCTGGATAGACGACTACCGCAAGGTGGTAGAGAAAAACCCCCGGGGCCTGCCGGCCAGGTGGAAGTATTTCTGGCAGTCGGCCATTGGGCTGGGGGCGGCCTGCATTCTCTATTTCACCGCGGCAAGCGCGGTGGAAATCAGCCTGCTTCTGCCCATGGTCAAAGGGGTGATGCTGCCCCTGGGCGCCTTTTTCATCGTGCTCAGCTACTTTGTCATCGTCGGCAGCTCCAACGCCGTCAACCTCACCGACGGGCTGGACGGGCTGGCGATCATGCCCACCGTGCTGGTGGCCATGGGGCTGGCGATTTTTGCCTACGCCAGCGGCAACGCGGTGTTTGCCGACTATCTGCACATGCCTTTTATTGCCGGCACCGGGGAGCTGGCGGTGTTTTGCGCCACCATCGCCGGGGCGGGGCTCGGGTTTCTGTGGTTCAACACCTATCCCGCCCAGGTGTTCATGGGGGACGTCGGCTCGCTGGCGCTGGGCGCGGCGCTGGGCGCGGTCGCGGTGGTGATACGCCAGGAGTTTGTGCTGTTCATCATGGGCGGAATCTTCGTGGTCGAGACGCTGTCGGTGATTCTCCAGGTAGGCTTTTACAAGCTTACCGGGCGGCGCATCTTCCGCATGGCGCCGCTGCACCACCACTATGAACTCAAGGGCTGGCCGGAGCCGCGCGTTATCGTGCGTTTCTGGATCATCACCGTGGTGCTGGTGCTGCTGGGACTCGCCACGCTCAAGGTCCGCTGA
- the murD gene encoding UDP-N-acetylmuramoyl-L-alanine--D-glutamate ligase, producing the protein MTAVPRGTTLVVGLGLSGRAICRHLARLGVPFMVADTRREPPGLEAFRQAHPGVAVHGGPLEALDMSEAKEVVLSPGVDPHAPAFAGLAEAHSPATGEPRLIGEVALFCRAVRGRVAAVTGSNAKSTVVTLLGDMAAEAGVRVAVGGNLGTPALDLLAEHPDAELYVLELSSFQLETTPRLDAECAAFLNLSEDHLDRHGDMAAYRAAKQRIFHGARHAVVNRDDVDTWPAATYALADRQIVRFGVEPPEGSNWGLARREGRTWLMQGKTPWLAADELGMAGRHNQQNALAALAMGQLLGLAPTAMASVLRRFSGLAHRSETVASANGVLWVNDSKGTNVGATLAAVKGLGPTLDGRLILLAGGEGKGADFTPLAEPLAACARGAMLYGADAGRLTEALEGRVPVRRFDDLAGAARAAAAMAAPGDCVLLSPACASLDQFTDYRARGDAFCRLVEQLKQDAGYGVSAS; encoded by the coding sequence ATGACAGCTGTTCCGCGCGGCACGACGCTGGTAGTAGGGCTGGGCCTTTCCGGCCGCGCTATCTGCCGCCACCTGGCTCGCCTGGGCGTGCCCTTCATGGTCGCCGATACGCGCCGCGAACCCCCGGGGCTGGAGGCGTTTCGCCAGGCGCACCCGGGCGTTGCCGTGCACGGCGGCCCCCTTGAAGCGCTGGACATGAGCGAAGCCAAAGAGGTGGTGCTGAGCCCCGGCGTTGACCCGCACGCCCCGGCGTTTGCCGGCCTGGCGGAAGCGCACAGTCCGGCCACCGGCGAGCCGCGTCTGATAGGAGAGGTGGCGCTTTTCTGCCGCGCCGTGCGCGGGCGCGTGGCGGCGGTGACCGGCTCCAACGCCAAGTCCACGGTCGTTACTCTGCTGGGCGACATGGCGGCCGAGGCCGGCGTGCGGGTCGCCGTGGGCGGCAATCTGGGCACCCCGGCGCTGGACCTGCTCGCCGAGCATCCCGACGCCGAGCTGTACGTGCTTGAGCTTTCCAGCTTTCAGCTGGAAACCACGCCGCGGCTGGATGCCGAGTGCGCGGCCTTTCTCAACCTGAGCGAAGATCACCTCGACCGCCACGGCGACATGGCGGCCTACCGCGCCGCCAAGCAGCGTATCTTTCACGGCGCCCGCCACGCCGTGGTCAATCGCGACGACGTTGACACCTGGCCGGCAGCGACGTACGCGCTGGCCGATCGCCAAATCGTGCGCTTCGGCGTCGAGCCGCCGGAAGGGTCAAACTGGGGGCTTGCCCGTCGCGAGGGCCGGACCTGGCTGATGCAGGGTAAAACGCCCTGGCTTGCCGCCGACGAGCTGGGCATGGCCGGGCGGCACAACCAGCAAAACGCTCTGGCAGCGCTGGCCATGGGCCAGCTTCTGGGGCTGGCCCCGACGGCCATGGCGTCGGTGCTGCGCCGCTTTTCCGGTCTGGCTCACCGCAGCGAAACCGTGGCCTCGGCCAACGGCGTGCTCTGGGTGAACGATTCCAAGGGGACCAACGTGGGGGCGACCCTGGCCGCGGTGAAGGGCCTGGGACCGACCCTTGACGGCAGGCTGATACTGCTGGCCGGCGGCGAGGGCAAGGGCGCCGATTTCACTCCGCTGGCCGAGCCGCTCGCCGCTTGCGCGCGCGGCGCGATGCTTTACGGCGCCGACGCCGGCCGCCTGACCGAGGCGCTTGAGGGCCGTGTGCCGGTCAGGCGCTTTGACGATCTGGCGGGGGCCGCTCGCGCCGCTGCCGCGATGGCAGCTCCCGGCGACTGCGTGCTGCTTTCGCCGGCCTGCGCAAGCCTTGATCAGTTTACCGACTATCGGGCCCGCGGCGACGCCTTTTGCCGGCTGGTCGAGCAGCTCAAACAAGACGCCGGTTACGGAGTGAGCGCGTCATGA
- the ftsW gene encoding putative lipid II flippase FtsW → MKDRLKRLREALDTRQMSFDVWLLLVALLLAGLGWVMVSSASVELVDDSYRYALRHGVFLLAAALAAVLMVSLPLELWRQNAGMILALSLLLLALVLLVGQDINGSKRWIALPGPLPSLQVSEVGKIGLVFYMAAFMARFAEPLRTRMFTLLRPLAVLALPAGLLFAAPDFGGMVVYTVCVVGMLMMAGASLVLLAGAGGILTAGATLMVAMEPYRLARWTSFLDPWADQFATGYQLTQALIAFGRGHVTGTGLGNSIQKLHFLPEAHTDFIFAVIAEELGMLGAVTVVLLFTLLIVRAMLVGRRAELAGHLFAAYMSYGIGFIIAAQAFINMAVSSGLLPTKGLTLPLISYGGSSLLVTGVMIGLLLRADHETRHSPRRAPTPARKRRQPGL, encoded by the coding sequence ATGAAAGATCGCCTCAAACGCTTGCGCGAAGCGCTCGATACCCGGCAGATGTCGTTTGACGTCTGGCTGCTGCTGGTGGCGCTGCTGCTGGCCGGCCTGGGATGGGTCATGGTCAGCTCGGCCTCGGTCGAGCTTGTGGACGACAGCTACCGCTATGCCCTGCGCCACGGCGTGTTTTTGCTCGCCGCCGCGCTGGCGGCGGTGCTCATGGTCAGCCTGCCCCTTGAGCTGTGGCGCCAGAATGCCGGCATGATTCTCGCCCTGAGCCTATTACTGTTGGCGCTGGTGCTGCTGGTAGGCCAGGACATCAACGGCAGCAAGCGCTGGATCGCGCTGCCCGGCCCCTTGCCCAGCCTGCAGGTCTCCGAGGTGGGCAAGATTGGCCTGGTATTCTACATGGCGGCGTTCATGGCGCGCTTCGCCGAGCCGCTGCGCACGCGCATGTTCACCCTGCTGCGCCCGCTGGCGGTGCTGGCGCTGCCGGCGGGGCTGTTGTTCGCCGCTCCGGACTTCGGCGGCATGGTGGTTTATACCGTCTGCGTGGTGGGCATGCTGATGATGGCCGGCGCTTCGCTGGTGCTGCTGGCGGGGGCCGGCGGGATACTGACCGCCGGCGCTACGCTGATGGTGGCGATGGAGCCCTACCGACTGGCACGGTGGACGAGCTTTCTCGACCCCTGGGCCGACCAGTTTGCCACCGGCTACCAGCTTACCCAGGCGCTGATTGCCTTTGGCCGTGGCCACGTCACCGGCACCGGCCTTGGCAATAGCATCCAGAAGCTGCATTTTCTGCCCGAGGCGCATACCGACTTCATCTTTGCCGTGATCGCCGAAGAGCTGGGCATGCTGGGGGCGGTGACCGTTGTGCTGCTGTTTACGCTGCTCATCGTGCGCGCCATGCTGGTCGGCCGGCGGGCGGAGCTTGCCGGCCACCTGTTCGCCGCCTACATGAGCTACGGCATCGGCTTCATCATTGCCGCCCAGGCATTCATCAACATGGCGGTGAGCTCGGGGCTTTTGCCGACCAAGGGACTGACGCTGCCGCTGATCAGCTACGGCGGCTCGAGCCTGCTGGTGACCGGAGTGATGATCGGCCTTCTGCTGCGTGCCGATCACGAAACCCGGCATTCTCCCCGACGGGCACCGACGCCGGCCCGCAAGCGCCGGCAGCCGGGCCTTTAA